A region from the Vicia villosa cultivar HV-30 ecotype Madison, WI linkage group LG3, Vvil1.0, whole genome shotgun sequence genome encodes:
- the LOC131661333 gene encoding hydroxyproline O-galactosyltransferase HPGT1-like: protein MQSKGSRHRFSTMANRSRIPSLFISMFATFASIYVAGRLWQDAQNRVYLIKELDRITGQGKSAISVDDTLKIIACREQHKKLDALKVELDAAKQEGFVSKGLSESNGTYSKRRPLVVIGILTKFGRRKNRDAIRKAWMGNGASLKKIEEGKGIILRFVIGRSANRGDSQDKDIDRENALTNDFLILDDHVEGSQGHAEKAKLFFAHAADEWDAEFYAKVNDDVYVNIDALGATLATNLEKPRIYMGCMKSGEVFSEQNHKWYEPEWWKFGDKKSYFRHASGEMYVISQALAKFISINRSILRTYAHDDVSAGSWFIGLDVKHIDEAKFCCSSWSTGAICAGV, encoded by the exons ATGCAGAGCAAGGGATCGAGACACCGATTTTCCACCATGGCGAATCGATCCCGAATCCCTTCACTATTCATCTCCATGTTCGCCACCTTCGCTTCTATCTACGTCGCCGGAAG GTTGTGGCAGGACGCACAGAATCGTGTTTATCTCATCAAAGAGCTCGATAGGATTACAGGTCAG GGAAAATCTGCTATATCAGTGGATGATACATTGAAGATCATAGCCTGCAG GGAACAACATAAGAAGCTTGATGCACTTAAGGTGGAACTTGATGCTGCTAAACAAGAGGGTTTTGTTTCAAAGGGCTTGAGTGAGAGCAATGGGACTTACTCTAAGAGAAGGCCTTTGGTAGTCATAGGTATACTGACAAAGTTTGGCCGCCGGAAGAATAGAGATGCCATTCGCAAGGCCTGGATGGGAAACG GTGCAtctttgaagaaaattgaagaaggAAAGGGCATCATTCTGCGATTTGTTATTGGTAGAAG TGCAAATCGCGGGGACAGTCAAGACAAAGACATTGATCGTGAGAATGCGTTGACGAATGACTTCCTAATTCTA GATGATCACGTGGAAGGATCCCAGGGGCACGCCGAGAAGGCTAAATTGTTTTTTGCTCACGCTGCAGATGAATGGGATGCGGAGTTCTATGCCAAAGTCAATGATGATGTTTATGTAAATATTG ATGCCTTGGGAGCTACACTTGCCACTAATTTGGAGAAACCTCGGATTTACATGGGATGCATGAAATCAGGCGAAGTTTTCTCTGAACA GAACCATAAATGGTATGAACCAGAATGGTGGAAGTTTGGTGACAAAAAATC GTACTTTCGTCATGCATCAGGAGAGATGTATGTTATATCACAAGCTTTGGCTAAATTTATATCAATAAACAG ATCCATTCTTCGTACATATGCCCATGATGATGTGAGTGCTGGATCCTGGTTTATTGGACTTGATGTGAAGCATATTGACGAGGCAAAGTTTTGTTGCTCGTCTTGGTCAACAG GAGCAATTTGTGCGGGTGTTTGA
- the LOC131661334 gene encoding uncharacterized protein LOC131661334 — protein sequence MEYEYNRSRSGPQVPMYRAPPSSIYPKIGPHPQTAAPPPPRPFPYQHNPTPSPSLGLGIKVAIKPEFRITQPPHLLPHVGDIPRSNFQFDFGLERKILAEAEKDNPNWTKFGVENLPTKASDTSSSKVTSSDPVVSKYIAMGLSREAVQIAVTNYGDNPTKVQEFVNGYTLLREMGFSSNSVAEALVMHDNDTDKALAHFLNGSS from the exons atGGAGTACGAATATAACAGAAGCAGATCCGGCCCCCAAGTTCCGATGTACCGTGCTCCGCCCTCTTCCATCTACCCCAAGATCGGTCCTCACCCTCAAACCGCCGCCCCTCCCCCGCCTCGTCCATTTCCTTATCAGCACAATCCCACTCCTTCACCTTCTC TTGGATTGGGCATTAAGGTTGCTATCAAGCCGGAATTTAGGATCACACAACCG CCTCATTTATTACCACATGTGGGAGATATTCCACGGAGCAACTTCCAATTTGATTTTGGATTGGAGAGGAAAATTTTGGCCGAAGCTGAGAAGGATAACCCAAATTGGACCAAATTTGGGGTAGAAAATCTTCCAACTAAAGCTTCTGATACATCCTCGTCAAAG GTTACTTCTTCAGACCCCGTTGTGAGCAAGTATATAGCCATGGGACTCAGCCGAGAGGCAGTTCAAATTGCTGTTACAAATTATGGTGATAATCCAACCAAA GTTCAAGAATTTGTCAACGGATACACCCTTCTGCGTGAAATGGGATTTTCATCAAACAGCGTTGCAGAAGCCTTAGTTATGCATGACAATGATACAGACAAGGCATTGGCACATTTCCTTAATGGCTCATCATGA